A genomic segment from Cyprinus carpio isolate SPL01 chromosome A4, ASM1834038v1, whole genome shotgun sequence encodes:
- the LOC109067996 gene encoding voltage-dependent L-type calcium channel subunit alpha-1C-like isoform X24 has translation MLRGLFSRRRLKHERLQEEVEERFKGKLVSERELGYTFVRPGGSNYSSPSLAPVPSLNEDERVGGGGGVLGLAPEHIPTPGASLSWQAAIDAARQAKLMGTSGAPISTASSTQRKRQHYTKPKKQASTASTRPPRALLCLTLKNPIRRACINIVEWKPFEIIILMTIFANCVALAVYIPFPEDDSNATNSNLERVEYLFLIIFTVEAFLKVIAYGLLCHPNAYLRNGWNLLDFIIVVVGLFSAILEQATKGDGGTSMGGKAAGFDVKALRAFRVLRPLRLVSGVPSLQVVLNSIIKAMVPLLHIALLVLFVIIIYAIIGLELFMGKMHRTCFFFKDGLKGPISEEKPAPCAPSSTHGRHCSMANITQCMMGWAGPNDGITNFDNFAFAMLTVFQCITMEGWTDVLYWMQDAMGYELPWVYFVSLVIFGSFFVLNLVLGVLSGEFSKEREKAKARGDFQKLREKQQLEEDLKGYLDWITQAEDIDPENDDDGLDDDKPRNLSMPASENESVNTDNAPAGDMEGETCCTRMANRISKSKFSRYSRRWNRLCRRTCRAAVKSNVFYWLVIFLVFLNTLTIASEHHQQPDWLTNVQDIANKVLLALFTGEMLLKMYSLGLQAYFVSLFNRFDSFVVCGGILETILVETKIMSPLGISVLRCVRLLRIFKITRYWNSLSNLVASLLNSVRSIASLLLLLFLFIIIFSLLGMQLFGGKFNFDETRRSTFDNFPQSLLTVFQILTGEDWNSVMYDGIMAYGGPSFPGMLVCIYFIILFICGNYILLNVFLAIAVDNLADAESLTSAQKEEEEEKERKKLARTASPEKRQNSEKPPLEDEKKEEKIELKSITSDGETATKINIDEYTGEENEEKNPYPVNDFPAGEEDDEEPEMPVGPRPRPLSDIQLKEKAVPMPEARAFFIFSPNNKFRVLCHKIVNHNIFTNLILFFILLSSISLAAEDPVNNDSFRNQILGYADYVFTGIFTIEIILKMTAYGAFLHKGSFCRNYFNILDLVVVSVSLISSGVQSSAINVVKILRVLRVLRPLRAINRAKGLKHVVQCVFVAIRTIGNIVIVTTLLQFMFACIGVQLFKGKFFYCTDTSKQTHSECRGSYILYKDGNVGKPEKAQRSWENSDFNFDDVLQGMMALFAVSTFEGWPGLLYRAIDSHTEDVGPIYNYRVIISIFFIIYIIIIAFFMMNIFVGFVIVTFQEQGEQEYKNCELDKNQRQCVEYALKARPLRRYIPKNPYQYKVWYVVNSTYFEYLMFTLILLNTICLAMQHHGQSQSFSKAMNILNMLFTGLFTVEMILKLIAFKPRHYFVDAWNTFDALIVVGSVVDIAITEVNGLQNTEDNARISITFFRLFRVMRLVKLLSRGEGIRTLLWTFIKSFQALPYVALLIVMLFFIYAVIGMQMFGKIALRDNSQINRNNNFQTFPQAVLLLFRCATGEAWQEIMLACSPNRPCEKGSEVSHNSEDCGSHFAIIYFVSFYMLCAFLIINLFVAVIMDNFDYLTRDWSILGPHHLDEFKRIWAEYDPEAKGRIKHLDVVTLLRRIQPPLGFGKLCPHRVACKRLVSMNMPLNSDGTVMFNATLFALVRTALRIKTEGNLEQANEELRAIVKKIWKRTSMKLLDQVVPPAGDDEVTVGKFYATFLIQEYFRKFKKRKEQGLVAKIPPKTALSLQAGLRTLHDMGPEIRRAISGDLTVEEELERAMKETVCAASEDDIFRRSGGLFGNHVNYYHQSDGHASFPQSFTTQRPLHISKSGSPGETESPSHQKLVDSTFTPSSYSSSGSNANINNANNTAIGHRYPKPTVSTVDGHTGPPLTTVPLPRPTWCFPNKRSCFYDTFMRSDSSDSRLPIIRREEASTDETYDETLLDERDQTMLSMDMMEFQDEESKQLAPMVEADVGEERRPWQSPRRRAFLCPTALGRRSSFHLECLRKHNRPDVSQKTALPLHLVHHQALAVAGLSPLLRRSHSPTLFTRLCSTPPASPSGRGGGGPCYQPVPSLRLEGSGSYEKLNSSMPSVNCSSWYSDSNGNHRGSVQRTQRPVSLTVPPVTRRDSISVAHGSACSLVEAVLISEGLGHYAQDPSFIQVAKQELADACDMTMEEMENAADNILNANAPPNANGNLLPFIQCRDTGSQESRCSHTLNLSTATGSDELLGVELECSEGAGQRNSTLMEDEDMECVTSL, from the exons GAacgggtggagtatctctttctGATCATTTTTACGGTGGAAGCATTTCTCAAAGTTATTGCATACGGGTTGCTGTGTCACCCTAATGCATACCTGCGGAATGGCTGGAACTTGTTGGATTTCATCATCGTGGTGGTAGG gctGTTCAGTGCAATATTAGAGCAGGCCACTAAAGGGGATGGTGGGACTTCAATGGGAGGCAAGGCTGCAGGGTTTGATGTAAAAGCCCTGCGAGCCTTTAGAGTGTTGAGACCTCTGAGACTCGTATCTGGAGTACCta GTTTACAGGTGGTGCTGAACTCCATCATTAAAGCCATGGTTCCCCTCCTGCACATCGCTCTGCTCGTTCTGTTCGTCATCATCATTTATGCCATCATCGGCCTAGAGCTCTTCATGGGCAAGATGCACAGAACTTGTTTTTTCTTCAAAGATGGACTCAAAG GTCCTATATCTGAAGAGAAGCCGGCCCCCTGCGCCCCAAGCTCCACCCATGGACGACACTGCTCCATGGCCAACATAACACAGTGCATGATGGGATGGGCAGGCCCAAATGATGGAATCACGAACTTTGATAACTTTGCATTTGCCATGCTAACTGTGTTTCAATGCATCACGATGGAGGGCTGGACTGACGTCCTGTACTGG ATGCAGGATGCCATGGGTTATGAGCTTCCGTGGGTCTATTTTGTCAGTCTGGTCATCTTTGGATCCTTTTTCGTTCTAAATCTGGTTCTGGGTGTGTTGAGCGG AGAGTTCTCTAAAGAGCGAGAAAAGGCCAAAGCACGCGGTGATTTCCAGAAGCTCCGTGAGAAGCAGCAGCTGGAGGAGGATCTAAAGGGCTACCTGGACTGGATCACGCAGGCGGAGGATATCGACCCTGAGAACGATGACGACGGACTGGACGACGACAAGCCTAGAAATC TGAGTATGCCGGCCAGTGAAAATGAGTCTGTGAACACTGATAATGCTCCCGCTGGAGACATGGAGGGAGAGACCTGCTGTACTCGCATGGC AAATAGGATCTCCAAATCCAAATTCAG TCGATATTCACGCCGATGGAATCGGTTATGTCGGCGCACGTGCCGTGCAGCAGTGAAGTCAAATGTGTTCTACTGGCTGGTGATCTTCCTGGTGTTTTTGAACACACTTACTATCGCCTCTGAGCACCACCAGCAGCCAGACTGGCTCACCAATGTACAAG ATATCGCCAATAAGGTGTTGCTGGCTCTTTTTACCGGTGAGATGCTGCTGAAGATGTACAGCCTGGGTCTACAGGCCTATTTCGTCTCCCTTTTCAACCGCTTCGACAGTTTTGTGGTGTGCGGTGGAATTCTGGAGACTATCCTGGTAGAGACTAAGATCATGTCACCCCTCGGCATCTCTGTGCTGCGCTGTGTGCGTCTGCTCCGCATCTTCAAGATCACCAG GTACTGGAACTCTCTCAGTAATCTAGTGGCGTCTCTGCTGAACTCGGTGCGCTCTATCGCGTCCCTGCTTCTGCTGCTCTTCctgttcatcatcatcttcagtcTGCTCGGAATGCAGCTCTTTGGTGGCAAGTTCAACTTTGACGAGACGCGCCGCAGCACCTTCGATAACTTCCCGCAGTCTCTCCTCACCGTCTTTCAG ATTTTGACCGGAGAGGACTGGAACTCTGTGATGTATGATGGGATCATGGCATATGGTGGGCCCTCCTTTCCTGGCATGCttgtctgcatttatttcatcatcctcttcatctgCGGAAACT ACATCCTCCTGAATGTCTTCTTGGCCATTGCCGTGGACAACCTGGCAGACGCAGAGAGTCTGACATCTGcgcagaaagaggaagaggaggagaaagagaggaagaagcTGGCCAG AACGGCCAGTCCAGAGAAGCGGCAGAACTCTGAGAAACCACCTCTGGAGGatgaaaagaaagaggaaaagatTGAACTTAAATCCATCACTTCTGATGGAGAGACTGCCACCAAG ATCAACATAGATGAGTACACAGGGGAGGAGAATGAGGAGAAGAATCCATATCCTGTGAACGACTTCCCAG CAGGAGAGGAGGACGATGAGGAGCCAGAGATGCCAGTAGGTCCTCGTCCACGTCCACTCTCTGACATTCAGCTGAAGGAGAAAGCTGTCCCCATGCCAGAAGCCAGGGCTTTCTTTATTTTCAGCCCCAATAACAA gTTCAGGGTTTTGTGTCATAAGATTGTAAACCACAACATCTTCACCAATTTAATCCTGTTCTTTATACTGCTGAGCAGTATTTCACTGGCAGCGGAGGACCCAGTGAATAATGACTCATTCAGGAATcag ATTCTAGGCTATGCAGATTACGTGTTTACAGGAATCTTCACCATAGAGATCATTCTGAag ATGACAGCGTATGGAGCATTCCTACATAAGGGTTCATTTTGTcggaattattttaatattttggatcTGGTGGTGGTCAGTGTGTCTCTGATCTCCTCTGGAGTTCA GTCAAGTGCCATTAATGTAGTAAAGATTCTCAGAGTGCTGAGGGTGTTGAGGCCCCTGAGAGCAATCAACAGAGCCAAGGGCCTCAAA CATGTggtccagtgtgtgtttgtagcCATCCGTACCATCGGGAACATCGTCATCGTCACCACTTTGCTGCAGTTCATGTTTGCCTGTATTGGTGTTCAACTTTTCAAG GGCAAATTCTTCTACTGCACAGACACCTCTAAACAGACACATTCCGAATGCAG aGGGTCCTATATATTATACAAAGATGGGAATGTTGGGAAACCAGAGAAAGCACAGCGTTCATGGGAGAACAGTGACTTCAACTTTGATGATGTCCTGCAGGGCATGATGGCTCTGTTTGCCGTATCCACTTTTGAGGGTTGGCCAGG GCTCCTCTACAGAGCCATTGACTCCCATACAGAGGATGTTGGCCCAATCTACAACTACCGTGTGATCATCTCTATATTCTTCATCAtctacatcatcatcatcgccTTCTTCATGATGAACATATTCGTAGGTTTCGTCATTGTGACATTTCAGGAGCAGGGAGAGCAAGAGTACAAAAACTGTGAGCTGGACAAGAACCAG CGTCAGTGTGTGGAATATGCCCTGAAGGCCCGTCCCCTGCGCAGGTACATCCCCAAGAACCCGTATCAGTATAAGGTTTGGTACGTGGTGAACTCTACCTACTTTGAGTACCTGATGTTCACCCTCATTCTTCTCAACACCATCTGCCTGGCCATGCAG CATCATGGCCAATCTCAGTCGTTCAGCAAAGCCATGAATATCCTCAACATGTTGTTCACCGGCCTCTTCACTGTGGAAATGATCCTCAAACTCATCGCCTTCAAACCCAGG CATTATTTTGTTGATGCATGGAACACGTTTGATGCCCTTATTGTAGTGGGTAGTGTTGTTGATATAGCCATCACAGAGGTTAAC GGCCTCCAAAACACTGAAGATAACGCCAGGATCTCAATCACATTCTTTCGGCTGTTCCGTGTGATGAGGCTGGTGAAGCTCCTGTCTCGGGGAGAGGGCATTCGGACGCTGCTCTGGACCTTCATTAAATCCTTTCAG GCTCTTCCCTATGTTGCTTTGCTGATCGTGATGCTGTTCTTCATCTACGCCGTCATTGGGATGCAG ATGTTTGGTAAGATTGCCCTGAGGGACAACAGCCAGATCAACCGAAACAACAACTTTCAGACGTTTCCTCAGGCTGTTCTGCTGCTCTTCAg GTGTGCAACAGGGGAGGCATGGCAGGAAATCATGCTGGCCTGTTCTCCGAACCGCCCGTGTGAgaaggggtcagaggtcagccaCAACAGTGAAGACTGTGGCAGCCACTTTGCCATCATCTACTTTGTTAGCTTTTATATGCTTTGCGCCTTCCTG ATCATTAACCTCTTTGTGGCCGTCATCATGGACAACTTTGACTATTTGACACGTGACTGGTCGATATTGGGGCCGCATCACCTGGATGAGTTTAAGAGGATATGGGCAGAGTACGATCCTGAGGCCAA GGGACGGATAAAGCACCTGGATGTGGTGACGTTGCTGCGCAGGATTCAGCCTCCCCTTGGGTTTGGAAAGCTTTGTCCACATAGAGTGGCGTGCAAG CGGCTTGTGTCCATGAACATGCCTCTCAATAGTGACGGGACGGTGATGTTCAACGCAACTCTCTTTGCTCTAGTACGAACGGCTCTACGCATCAAAACGGAAG GTAACCTGGAGCAAGCGAATGAGGAACTCAGGGCCATCGTGAAGAAGATCTGGAAGAGGACGAGCATGAAGCTGCTGGATCAAGTCGTTCCCCCTGCTGGAG ATGATGAAGTAACAGTGGGGAAGTTCTATGCCACATTCCTGATTCAGGAATACTTCAGGAAATTTAAGAAGCGCAAGGAACAGGGCCTGGTGGCCAAAATTCCTCCAAAGACTGCTCTTTCATTGCAG GCTGGCCTGCGTACACTGCATGATATGGGTCCTGAGATCAGAAGAGCGATATCAGGAGACCTGACTGTggaggaggagctggagagagCCATGAAGGAAACCGTGTGTGCTGCATCTGAGGATGATATCTTCAGG CGGTCTGGCGGTCTCTTCGGTAACCACGTCAACTACTACCACCAGAGTGACGGCCACGCCTCCTTCCCACAGTCCTTCACAACACAGCGGCCGTTGCACATCAGTAAATCCGGGAGTCCTGGCGAAACAGAATCTCCGTCTCATCAGAAGCTTGTTGACTCCACCTTCACTCCGAGCAGTTACTCTTCCTCAGGATCCAACGCAAACATTAACAACGCCAACAACACAGCCATCGGACACCGGTACCCCAAACCTACCGTCAGCACAGTGGACGGACACACGGGACCGCCCCTCACCACCGTCCCACTGCCACGGCCCACATGGTGCTTTCCTAACAAGAG GAGCTGTTTCTATGACACTTTCATGCG CTCTGATTCCAGTGACAGTCGTCTCCCTATAATCCGGCGAGAGGAAGCATCTACAGATGAGACGTACGATGAAACATTACTAGATGAGAGAGATCAGACCATGCTCTCCATGGACAT GATGGAATTTCAGGATGAAGAGAGCAAGCAGTTGGCTCCCATGGTGGAGGCGGATGTAGGGGAGGAGAGGAGGCCGTGGCAGTCTCCACGGCGACGGGCCTTTCTCTGCCCCACTGCACTgg GTCGACGGTCTTCCTTTCACTTGGAGTGTCTGAGAAAACATAACAGACCTGATGTTTCTCAGAAAACAGCACTACCACTGCATCTAGTGCATCATCAG GCTCTGGCTGTGGCAGGGTTGAGTCCCTTGCTGAGACGGAGTCATTCTCCGACGCTGTTCACGCGTCTGTGTTCCACACCTCCTGCGAGTCCCAGCGGCCGTGGCGGGGGAGGGCCGTGCTACCAGCCCGTTCCGTCTCTGCGGTTGGAGGGCAGCGGATCTTACGAGAAACTCAACAGCAGCATGCCGTCTGTGAACTGCAGCTCGTGGTACAGTGACAGTAATGGCAACCACAGGGGGAGCGTGCAGAGGACGCAGCGACCCGTGTCCCTCACGGTTCCTCCGGTCACACGCAGAGACTCCATATCCGTGGCACATGGGAGCGCCTGCAGCCTCGTGGAGGCG GTGTTGATATCCGAGGGTTTGGGTCACTATGCACAGGATCCCTCCTTCATCCAGGTAGCGAAGCAGGAACTAGCGGACGCCTGCGACATGACCATGGAGGAGATGGAGAACGCTGCCGACAACATTCTCAATGCCAACGCGCCACCCAATGCCAACGGAAACCTGCTACCCTTCATACAGTGCAGAGACACTGGCTCCCAGGAGTCCCGTTGCAGCCACACGCTGAACCTCTCGACCGCCACGGGCTCCGATGAGCTGCTGGGGGTGGAGTTAGAGTGCTCCGAGGGGGCGGGGCAGCGGAACAGCACTCTGATGGAGGACGAGGACATGGAGTGCGTGACCAGTTTGTAG